DNA sequence from the Eulemur rufifrons isolate Redbay chromosome 6, OSU_ERuf_1, whole genome shotgun sequence genome:
CGATACTTGGGCAGGAACATTAAAGTttcttagaaattctttttttaatacctttatttatttatttatttatttatttattgagacagagtcttgctctgttgcccgggctagagtgagtgccgtggcgtcagcctagctcacagcaacctcaaactcctgggctcaagcaatcctactgtctcagcctcccgagtagctgggactacagaccatgcccggctaattttttctatatattttttagttggtcagatcatttctttctatttttagtagagacgggggtctcgttcttgctcaggctggtctcgaactcctgacctctagggATCtacctgcttcggcctcccagagtgctaggattacaggtgtgagccaccacgcccagcctacctttttattttttaataactttagaaTTGTAGAAAAGTTGCAAACATAGTACAGAGTTCCTGTGTATCTTTCACCCAGTGTcgcctaatgttaacatcttatataactaCGGTCTATTTGTCGAAATTAAGGAGTTAGTGCTGGCATGTTAGTGTTAACTAAATTCCTGGCTTTAGTCAGATGTCACTAGTTTTTCCACCAAAGTCCCTTTTCtcttccaggatccaatccaggacaCCACACTGCATTTgaagaaattctttttcaaactgtacacctttttccttttcaaattaacatccttattttttcctttcttttattcccCAGGCACAGAGCCAATGATCTTCTTTAAATACCTGTTAAACATTAGTCTTTAAATGATACGCTTGGTGTTAAGTAGAACCCAAGCCAGAACATTGCCAATGCTCACTGGGATCAGACAGGTAGTCTTGTGACAAAGGGCTTTTGAAGCCCTGACCCCCCAGATCAGCTATGCCTCTACTGCTTGATCACACTGCTCTTGAACAGCTTCTGCAGCTTTCTCGGGGTATGAGGAACCGCACTCCTGGACCCTGGTCCACCACCCTCATtgtaagcaaaataatttttgaaccAAAACTTACCTCCATCCTCTTCAGTGGGCTGATAAAATGGAAGTGGCACCCCCTTAAAAACAAGAGAAAGGCTCAACTAAGATTTTGCACCAGGCTTTGCCTTGGCAAGGAAAGGAGTGGGCACTGGGTGGGGTGTGTGCAAGTGCGCAGTGGGAGGACGGTGGGGAGGGATGAGAGAGTGGGAAAGATGCACCTCTGTCTTTCTCCTTGGAGCTAAAGGCCCACAGAGCTGACGGGACCTGCCATTTTCCTATACTGCTCAGAGTGGCAAAGAAACCCCGGTAATGGGAGGTTACTGTTAAACTCTCATAAAACACCCAGCAACAAGTGGGAACAAAACGGGTCCCCAAAATATCAGCATGCTTTTAGGCAAGGATGGGAGAGAAGTGTGTTTTGCTACTTTTCCTGACATTCTATGAAAATCTCTGGAGGATCATTGCCTAGAGGAGGGATAAGGAACCTATGGCCTGCAGCCTAAATCTGGCTGCagcattttttaagtttttctggaACACAGCAACACTCATTCACTTACAAGTTGCCCATGACTGCTTTTGTaccacaatggcagagttgagtcaTTGTGACAgtgaccatatggcctgcaaagcctaaaatattataGTAACAGTTGCTAGAGCTAGTGCCAGATTCCCGCTCTATAGATAGAGAATTGACTAACAAATAAATGGGCTCCTAAAAAGGACCAGTTTCTAGGAGAGACGGTTTCTAGACATACTGTGCCTGGAGCAAATGAGGAGAGAACGTGGGAGGACCACTGTGTACCTCATAGAGTTTGGTGGCAACCAGTTTTCTACCAGTGGTGTTGAGTCCTTCCATAATTACAACCTGAAAGACAAGAAACAGAACAGGATTGCTAAGTGGGGGAGATAAATGAGAGGCCCAGAATAAATTATTCTGAGGCAGTTAAAAGCATTGCCCAGCTACTCTCATTTTGTAATTGTAAACTTAGGGCATTTTTCTAGAAAACAAATTAAGGGGCCTTAGTAATAACAATGTGCTGTACACGAATGATCtaattttcacaacaatcctgtgaggtaagAATTATTTTTACCACTTTGTGGATGAAGACACTGTGGTTGAAGGTTAATTACCTTGCCCACAGCCACACACCTTGTTGGgtggagttgggatttgaacctgggcagtCGGATCTCAGAGCCAAGGTCAGGGCACACAGGGGAAAATTGGAACCCCAACAACGGTGTCTGCTCCTGGGCCTGTGCCTCAGCAAAACCTCATGGCATGAGAGAGCGGAAGTGAGGAGCAGCTGCCCACAGCACACACACGCTACAGACTGAAGAGCCTATCCACATCCCAGTGGACACGCCTCCATTCTCACCTGTCCAGGAAACAGAGAATATTCTTTGAGCTCAGACAAATCCACTGGAATTTGAGCACCTGAGGAATGTTCCCGGTCTCCTTCAAGAATCACGGACTTATTGTTCAGCTTTCCATTGCTGTCACAGCCGATCTGACCCAGCAGAGTGACAGGCTCCTACCAAGGAAGGTTGCAGTGTAAGAATGACAATCTCTGGGGCAGGAGCTCAAAATCTGAAGTCAACAGGGTAAATAGCAAACAAACCCcaaacaacaaatacttttttggcAGGGCATCACTTTGACCCTGAGGCAACCACAACGTCATTACTGACTCTCAGGGTGGGAAGAACTGAGAGTTCTCAAGGCATCGGGTCCACCTGCCCACCCAGATCTTCTAGGTGGCTGCCTAAGCATGAGCATGTCTAATGTAGGGGAACTTACCCCTGCTAAGGCAGCCCACTGCATCTTTCGATAGCTCTAActtaataatagctaaaatttattgagcttACTAaatatcaggcactgttctaaaagCTTAcgtgtgttaactcatttaatccttacaacaactgtGAGGTGGATATTACTGTAcccactttacagaagagaaCCATAAACAGGTTAGATAATTTAGTGAAGGTCACAGTGGGTGAAACCTGGGTTTGAAGTCCAGAAATTTGGCTCCAGAGTCGTATCCTTAACCACACACCATACTGTCTCTTAAAAGGAAGTTCTTTATTAAAGTGAGCCAAAATCTCTCTCCCTATGGCTTCCTCTGTCCTGTTCCCACTCTTGGGAGCAAAGGGGGGAAGTCTAATCTTTTCCCACATGACTGTGCATCTCTGCCTCTGCTCCGCTACTTCCTCCCAAGTCCTCCAAAACTTCCTTCTATGACATGGTTTTGCATATCTTCCCCAACTGGTCATTCTTCTCTGGATGCAAACATATGACAAAGGTATCTTAAAGAATCTTCTAGAACATATCTTCTCTCAGATTAGAAAATGTTCTAGAGAAAAAACACTGGTATATATCCCAGATTAAACCATGATGTAAAGATACTATAGCAGTTGATCTATAACAAAAGAGACCAAACCAGGGGAGATAGGAAGTCATTGTCCAGAAAACAAGACTCTGGAAACCCCACCCTCACTGTTGTCCTAACATCTGGGTACTTGAATGCTTCTATTAGTGGGAATCTCCAGGGGACTACCTGCCTCACCACCAAGGGGAACAAGGCCTTCAATTTTTGCTTATGTGCAAGACCCTAATCCaggtaggaagaaaataattctctGGTCACAAAACCAGAGAGCATTTATTAGTCTTTCTTCAGAAGAACCCATTTTACCAAATTCAACCAAGATAGATGTTCAAGCTAGAACACagacaagaaatgaaaaaggaagcaagaaagatgCCTCTTCaccattgattttaaaatgtaatattaattaGCAAGAACTGTTAAAACAACTTACTTGTGCTGGGACTAGAAGAGGAGTGAAAGCCTCAATCTTGTAATGTTCCTTGAGTTCATTGCCAAGTTCTTCTATCTTACAGGTCAGAACTGCAATCCCAGAGATAAAAAAGAGTTGTGTTTAAAACATTTCActtgtgaagaagaaaaaatacagcaCATTGTAAAATATTATAGTCATTTTACAGAAGCAGGAAGGGTGCCTGGGACATCTGGCCAATTTAAACTTTCTAAAGCCTTAGTCAAATTTCCAATATTTGGTTGCTGAATTTGGCTTTCCCTTTGGCCACAGGAGGTCCCATAGCACAATGCCAGGGAGTCAGCATGAACCCTCACCCCCAAGTCTGCCCTTTATTCAGTTCCTCACTGAGGTTTCAGGGAGGTCAAGGCAAACCTGCAGAGGGCATCCAAGGAAGAAGCCATAAATGTCTGTAAGTTGAGTTCCTTTAAATCGTTCAAGTTTTCACTACTGGGAATGGTTATGTGCTTTTTCTTTAGCAAAGTAACATGACTTGGGAGAATTACTGATAGTATCGCTAATGTCCCTCCACTACTAAGGCATTCACAAGGACATCTATCAACTTATATATTCAAAGACAACCTTGGAACATGTTCTACCAGCCTAACTGACGCTTTATTACTTACTCTAAACTCTTTCAGGTGGTTTTATATCTACCagaatttcaaagggaaaaataatcaccTTCTCGAATATCTGGAAGCTTCTGAAACATGGTTTTGTAGATCCCAGTGAGCGGCTCTGGACACCCCAAGACTTTCAGGCTAATgttcccatctcctcctctcccaaACCAAGACACTCCCTGTGCTGAGCCAAAGGAAGTAACCACTTCTCCTCGGTTATTTCTTGAGTTGTATTTCTGAGAGGGAGTAGCACTAATTGGAAGCAAAACAGATTAATATTACTGTGTTTATATCCGAAGGGAGAGAGGAATAAAATAGGGTTACCTTCTGGAAATGGCGATTAGAGAAAAGGCAAGTTGGCctcacattttataaatctaatCAGCTTAATGGGGTTGGACATACCCAGACCTTTAAAGAATTTCAGGAATGAGGGGCTGAGGAACACCAGGCTCAGGAATACCAAACATGTTTAGAGACAGAAACATATTTAAAAGGGTTGTCGTTCTCTTGGCATTAAaactaaacaaagcaaaacaaaacccaaaccctgattaaaaagcaagtttcaaatacaattttcttcttagaatttttaGCATTTATTAGAACATCATCAGAGCCTGGATCTATGGATAAGCCAAAAGTTGCCGAGCACACATAAAAACTCACAATATAGTTCAAGgtagaaacaacaataaaatgaagTTAAACAAAATTAATCAACTTTCCCCAGTGTCCATGGAGACAGAGATGTAATGAATTAAGTCTGCTGGTATGTAAACATTCCCATTTTCCAAGCCTCAACTAACAAGTTCTCATATTTCCACTCCTTGACTGGTAAATTACACCTCCAAGAACGCATGGATGTTGCTGATCTGCTTAGGTGACAGTGAGGTCTTCTAATCCTTTGGTTGTGAACATAATGTACAGAGAGGTCTATTTGAAACAGGCTTTGTGCACTGAAACTGCAGGAACCAGTTTTATGTGGGCCACCATCGCCATTGATGCCATCCCTTCTTTCCACAGAGAAACTACAGAGAATGAGCTCAATTAATTATCTGTATCTCCAGTGCTGCCTCTACCTGAATAATTTAGGAGTTACTTTCATAAATTACAAAACCAGTTTCTGTTGCCAGCTTTATTAGTGTGCATTAAAAAACGACTAGGCAGCACTTTGCAGACTTCCCCGAGCTCCTCCCTGAGAAGCTCTGTGGGACATCCTTTTCAGCAGGCCCTGTAATGCAGCGAGAGGCTCACATGAGGCCAGCTATGGGTTCAAAGGATTGCAAGTTTAGAGATCAACTCCCATAATGGTGCTGGCACATCTATGAGAACCATCCCTATATGCCAGGTTGCAAAGAGGCCACAATCAGTAGGATACCACATTAAATTCGCATTGTGCTTCAAAATCCAAAACCACTCATCTCAAATGACTGCAGAGCTTCTATCACCGCCTCTCTAAAGTGACAGAGCTGAAAAATCTTAAACTCTGGTCAATCTAGAAGAAGTGATACAAAGTAGGGGCAGCAACTCCTGGTAGTCGCATATCCCCAAATGGTTAACATCACTGCTCTTGAGCCTCATCTTGATGTGGCAGCTCCTAAAAACCCTTCTTCTGCTCAGCAGAGCACTTACCTATGGAATTCTCTAGTATAAGACATGTCATTTGTGGATTTCAAAAAAATCACATATGATCTTTGTGGATTTATATGCAATGGTGGCAGCAGGGATAAAATACCAATTAAGTCAGTGTAGATTCAGTGACAAGAAAATTCTCAGAAACTAGCTGTAACCTGAGTGAGGAACAATAAACAGGTTACACAACACTATGAACAAAgatacatgtttttctttttaaaaaataaatactttaggcttaaaaaaagaaagaaagaaacccaacAAAACACAAACTAACAGAATCAGGTGAAAACTTATTTGCCTCTACTGGCAAGACTCGTAAGTCTCCTGGACTTCTGAATAGACAGGTTGTTTTCAGTAGAAGATATCAGTTCCTGATCTAGGAAATGAGCCCTAGAAAAGTAGGTAGAACGTGAGTTTCCTTAATTACTGTAAGAAACAGTAATTTTCcacaaaggaagagaaagcaggCAAGGCAGAGAGCAACAGGCTTTCTAGCCAATTCTCTGCAGatgcacacacccacccacagtTAATAAATTACTCTGTAGTTAGCCTCCGTCAGACAGCCAGAGAAAGGGGGAGGCCTGGTTTTTGGCACTTGAATTAATCATGATCCATACCTCGGGGAGAAACTTGATGGTGAGAGGAGCTGGTGGGGGCTACGAGTAGACACACTCCTTTTTGTTAGGGGGGTTTCTGGCGTAGCGATAGCTCGCTTTTGAGAGccctagaaataaaaatggaaaacaaaatcccGGTCACTCTAGACCCAAGTTGCTAATTAAGTGTACAGTTCTTTAGGAAAGAAGGGCACAAAATAGGATCAGGTTGGTTCTCTTCTTATGGCCCTGTCCTCCAAACACAACCCCATGCAGAAATCTTCAACAACTGTAACCAACATCCATCAGGACACTGTCCCCATTTTGAAGGCAATTATGAAAAAGtacaaacattttccaaaaaggATCACCAGGTGGGCAATCTGTCCTGTCAAATCCTTCACATGTTCACTTTCTGCCCCCACCTCTCTTTGCTTTTGAAGAGATAGGAGTTTTGCAATGTATATAATTTTGACCCACATGCACACATTTTCCTGAGAAGGGATGGGACCACGTTACCACTTATTTTGGCAAAGTCTACCAcgcactttcaaaattaaaaaagggAACGAGTCTAGGAAGATACTGTGGTTGAGGTCACAGTAGGAAGTTAGCAAACACCTCACTTATGgtttctgggtttgttttttgtttttttttttttttttggctaatcAACAAGAATCCAAAGATAAGCCCAGAATGGAGGATGAAACCCACAGTCCAGAGGCCTATTGCTCCCTAAAGTCTAGAATAACTTACTGTAACACAGCAAAGAAAAAGTCCTCGCCTGGATGGCAACCAGGAAGCTAGctgtgtgcagaagcttttcttGCCCTAGGGCTCCTCCTGGCTGCCAGTTTAAGTTATGCCATCAAACTGTCAACTGATGGCGAATATGGGACAGAATTTCAGGTAAAAGATTCAAAACCATCATTCAGCAGCTGCAATGAAagctagagttttaaaaaaaatacacttatgCTACCACACTTATACCATTGAGAAATAttccttaataatattttaatatttttataattttaaaaatatacaaattgtaGTTATAATCTCAGTTTAAATATAAACCTAAGTATTTTACATACTgattattttactatattatgaacattttcccaCATTGTTacaatctttttcctttttagtagCTGTGCCATTTGATTGAATTGATACAATAAATTTACATAATTACTTCTCTATTGCTGGATTATGGGTTGTTCGTAATCTTTGATGataataaataatgctgaaatggACACCTTCATGTATACAGCTTTCTCTGTAATTAATTTAGATTATTTCCTCAGGAAACATTTTTTCCTAGGGAGAATTATTGGGTCAAAGGATAGAAAagattttatggttttaatataCTTTCTCAAACTATTTTCCCAAAAGATTCTTCTAATAAACAGTGGGCTATGGTACTCTAGGGCCAATGTTGTGGAGCAGGGATATTTCAAGAGAATGACAGCCTGTCTGCCAGGACACAACAATGTGATGGCACTTTGGTAAATAGTCTAGTGGTTCTAGTCCTCAGCCTTAGTGGTACAACTTAATTGTGTTAACATACTAACTCCAGTTATGGTTCTCAGGGATGTGATCCTTTTAACCAAGCTCATGAGGTTCATTATTAACACTAAATCCcagtttaaacattttaaatgagaaatacaGTCACCAAGGGTACCATATTCTCATATCCTAGGATGAAACACATTCTCACACCACACAGAAAGTCAAATTATAACCAAGGATgccagtttattaatttgctagaaATATAATTGCCAAGGGTATGGGAACTTCCAATCCTTAGGCTAAACACATTCTGTCTCTGTTAGACAGGACACATAGAAGCCAAATTATAAGCAGAAaattgggccgggcacggtggctcatgcctgtaatcctagcactctgggaggccgaggagggaggatcgtttgagctcagcaatttgagaccagtctgagcaagagtgagaccccgtctctactaaaaatagaaagaaattatatggacaactaaaaaaatatatatatatataaaattagccgggcatggtggtgcatgcctgtagtcccagctactcgggagggtgaggcaggaggatcacttgagcccaggagtttgaggttgctgtgagctaggctgacgccacagcactctagcctgggcaacagagcaagactctgtctcaaaaaaaaaaagaaaaaagcagaagatTTACAGTAAACACAGAGGCAAAATAACAGCTGTCAGTTGCACATGTGAAAAACTTAATTGTGATAAGCTAAAAACATTGACATATTCACTTTCATAGCAGAGATATACCTGTCCCCAAGACCTGACAAGGATCAGGCAACATCACCCTAGCACTGTCTGTACGGGAAAGGCCAACGTTCATACTTTGACTCTTTTATCATGCTGCCATTGATGCATGGCCTAACAATGATGGAACAATTTCCATGTGATGggtactgttctaagcattttacatatttctagCCCAGACACACAGCATCTCCTTTAAGCTTCAGACACATATTTCAAATTGTTTGCTCAACATTTAAATCCAACTCATTTAATGTGGATTCCATAGTCATAACTTTGACTCATAATTTAGTCTCCTAAGTACTTCCATAGCAGCAATGGGTATCCTAAATATGATATTTCAGTCATTGGAAGAGCATCTATATCAATAGTAAATTTGCATCTAGCTTTAGCATTGGTCTACGGAGAACCGGGTTACCATGAGTGAATCTCCTAGAATATGATCAACTTTAGATACACAGATAAATTCCGTATCTGTGAAGCTGTCAACCAGATGAAAATTGTGGTGGCCCCACTGATACTGCAATTCTGTGAGACCCCACCTAGATAGCCAACCAACCTCCCTTATTCAGAGGTCTGTCTTTCAACAACTATTAATATGTCAGGCACTGGGAAAACAGCGAATAAAGCAGTCTCCATCCTCAAGGAGCTCTTGTTCTAATGAAGGGGAGATAGACtaaaacaaagaagtaaatataTAACATGTCTGGTGGCAATAAAttctgtggagaaaaataaagcaagaatataaaataaaggagGGGAAGTGGGAGTTTATTATTTTAGACAGGCATTCTTTCTGACAAAGAGACATAAGAAGTGGACGCGTGCTTGGCACAGCAGAAGCAGAGAGTGAGAAGGAGCATGAAAGGAAGATGGAAAGCCAGTGGGGAGAGTCGTGGGCAAGAAAACATGATCTGACTTTCATTTGAAAGGAGTACTTTGGCTGGTGTGTAGAGAGTTGGTTAGAGGTGAAAAGGCAGAAAGAGGCAAagggaccagttaggaggctgtccCAATCATTCAGAATGAGACAGTGATGCTGTGGACCTGATGGTGGCAGTGGAGGGGTGAGGGACGGCCAGATCCTGAAAGGAGGACTGACGGGACTGGCAGCTGAGTTGGATGTGGGGTGTGATAGAAAAAGAGGACTTCAAGGAGGTCTCCAAGGTTCCTGGCCTGAACAAATGGAAGAATAGAAGTGTCCTTCACTGGGATATGAACTCTGAGAAGACCACTTTAGAGGGAAAATTAAGAGTGGAGGTACAGTCTCTCCAATCTTAACAAACTCTAAGAAAAATTCCTGGCCAAATGCGGTGGCTAcactcctgtaatcctggcactttgggaggccgaggtgggaggatcgcttgaggccagaagtttaaaaccagcctgtgcaacatagcaagaccccatctctaggaaaaattagctgggtgtggtggtgtgtgcctgcagtctcagctacttgggaggctgaggcaggaggatcacttgtacccagatgtttgaggttgctgtgagctaggctgacgccacggcactctagcccaggcaacaaagggagacaCCGTCTCAAAAatacatatactaaaaaaaaaaaaactttcctcatttccttttataTGATATGCACCTGGTTTTGTGTTAACTTCATAGGGCACATTTTTGGCTTTCTGGCTCTCTACAGACATACCTAAACTACTTATCTTCTTTCTTATGATGtaatttactttgaaaagttAAGGCTTACTCTATGTCTATGGATTTCCGCGATTTTATTTAGTATAAGGAGTAATTACCATTACTGAATACGCTGCCTGGTACTTTACCTATTCATTTCCTCATCAAGCCCTCCAAGATGGTGGATCTTATCCCTGGCTGTCAGCTTCTTGTGGGCAGAGCCCATCCAGGCCTGTTGCATTCACCATTGTTTACCCCGTGTCTAgtgcagtgcttggcacataggagTTGCTggataactgaatgaatgaatcttgattttatagataaggaaactgcaGCTTACAGAGATAAAACAACTCACCAAGGCTGCCTTAGGTCTTCTAACTCAGACTTTAAAGGCAATGCTTTTCTAATGCTCTACTTGACCTCTTGAGCTGGGGTCCAATACCACAAAACTGGATTATTCAATTAACGGTACAAAACTATACAACTATTTAAAAAGGGCAATTATGGAGAAATTATATTCACAGGAATATTTATGGCTAACTGACAAAAGCAAGATAACTATATGTTCACAAGGATTGCCATCATGTAAAACATTTAGGCATATAATCAGAAAGATGCATAAATGGAAATATAGTAGGAACTGTACAAAAGTGGTTGATTTGTTTTTTCTCAGATCTTCAAATGTTgtgataatgttttaaaaaatgttatgtgtAGAACATAATTTCCAAACACTGTATATTTACCTTAGAGGGTGTAGTATAAGAGTTCAAgagtgtttcttcctcttcctccacctcaaTTCTAAAAACATTGGTTAAGAGAAACAATAATAAACTTTCACCTAAGGTAACAGCTGATTAAATAAGAAATCTGAATATTAGGCAattttgattattgtttttaaattatatatgcaaCTGTAGACAAAGACAGTATGTGGCTTGGTGCACAGACCTTCAGACAGAAAAGGATACAGTTCTTGTATAGAAATAATGTCTCTAGCTCCTGCATGTCCACTGTCCTTGGAGGCACTATGCCGGGCTTTGGATAATCTTTTGCTCAGAAACTGAGGAAGaaaagatagtaaatatattaTTCCATAGTCAAGTAATAGGGGAGGCGTTTTCTATAGCCTTGAGGTAATAATAGGTgttcaaaataaatcaaagatataaaattcctcaaagaattaagaaaatgcatacagactaaaaataaagatttatccTGTGACTGTCTACAACACATAACAATTCTAATAAGGTCAATTATTTGGTGATGACCTATGACTGGGTGGGCACAGTTTTAGGTGCTTTACATccattctcatttaattcttataataatcataaaaaatacagattattagAACCAatgacagaagaggaaactaaggctcagggaCATTGAAAGCTCCCATAGGGCCTAGAGTCCAGATGTGACTCCAACGCCCATACTCTTCTCAATATATTACAGTGCCTCCCCTATAGAGCAGAAGTGAACCACGTCATTACTTTGCTTACATTTTGTTCTTACCTCATGCTCAAAAGAGTTCAGGATCTCTGAGGTAAGGTCAACTTTATGGGTGCTGGTGCAGAAGGCTATGAGCTCGCCTACCAATCCCTCCTCATTCTGTCCATACTGAATACAAAGCTCTACCACTGTAGGAAGGAAAATTGAACAAGTAAGAATTTAGTTCATTTCTGGCAGCTTTcaccttaaaaacagaaaatcatcTTCTACTTATTCAGtcaatatttattcagcatctactagtgtcaggtactgttctaggcagagaatatagcagtgaacaacaCAGAGAAGAATCCTTGTCTTCCCAAAACTTACTACTGGGGGGAGACAGAAGGGGACAAGGGCAGAATCAGGGAGACCAGTTAAGAGAATCATGACAGctcaggcttggtggctcatgcctataatcctagcactttgggaggctgaggcaggagaactgcttgaggccaggagtacgagaccagcccgagcaacatagtgaggcccctagatctacaaaaaaatagaaaaattagctgggcatggagatgtgtgcctgtagtcccagatactagggaggctgaggcaggaggattgcttgagcccaggagtttgaggttgcagtgagctatgatgatgccactgcattccagcctggacaacagagtgagactctgtctcaggaaaaaacaaacaaacaaaaagaatcataGTAAAGTCCAGGTGAGAAATGACGGTGGCTTGGCTCACAGTGGTGGCAGTGGAAGTGACAATAAGTGGTTGGATTCTGGATAGGATATATTCTGAAGGTAAAGGCAGTGAGATTTGCTGATTGGATGTGAAGTGTGAGAAAAACAAAGGAGGCAAGGATGGTGCTGATGTTTTTAGCCTGTGAAACATGAAGGATGGAGTTACTATTAACGGAGATGGAGAAGAAAGCAGGAGGCACTTTGAGGAGGGGAGGAGATACCAGGAGCTTAGTTTTAGACGTATAGAGTTTGCAATGACAATTAGACATCCAACTGGAGGCGTCAAGTAGGCAGCTGGACAGATCAGTCTGCAGTTCAAGCAAGAGGTCTGGGCTGACATATTAACTTGGAAACCATCAGTAAATACACAGGACGTAAATCTATGAGACCAGGTAAAATCACCAAGGGAGTGAGTGTAtctaggaaagagaaaagagcccTGACTTGAGCCTTGGAGTACCTTGGGGCATTTGAGGATGAATCTGCAAAGCTTGACACCTGGTGACAAGTAAGGTTGAAGAAAAGCTAGGAATAGGAAGGTGAAGTGGTGGGGACA
Encoded proteins:
- the POLA2 gene encoding DNA polymerase alpha subunit B, whose amino-acid sequence is MSASAQKLAEELQIFGLDCEEALIEKLVELCIQYGQNEEGLVGELIAFCTSTHKVDLTSEILNSFEHEFLSKRLSKARHSASKDSGHAGARDIISIQELIEVEEEEETLLNSYTTPSKGSQKRAIATPETPLTKRSVSTRSPHQLLSPSSFSPSATPSQKYNSRNNRGEVVTSFGSAQGVSWFGRGGDGNISLKVLGCPEPLTGIYKTMFQKLPDIREVLTCKIEELGNELKEHYKIEAFTPLLVPAQEPVTLLGQIGCDSNGKLNNKSVILEGDREHSSGAQIPVDLSELKEYSLFPGQVVIMEGLNTTGRKLVATKLYEGVPLPFYQPTEEDGDFEQSMVLAACGPYTTSDSITYEPLLDLITIINHDRPDVCILFGPFLDAKHEQVENCLLTSSFEDVFKQCLRTIIEGTRSSGSHLVFVPSLRDVHHEPVYPQPPFSYSDLSREDKKRVQFVSEPCSLSINGVIFGLTSTDLLFHIGAEEISSSSGTSDRFSRILKHILTQRSFYPLYPPQEDMAIDYETFYVHAQLPVTPDVFIIPSELKYFVKAILGCVCVNPGRLTKGQVGGTFSRLYLRGPTVDEARRRSPCVAAQVVRI